The following is a genomic window from Gemmatimonadota bacterium.
CAGCGACATCGTCGGCGGGCTCTGCTCGCGCCACGAACGCGACGAGATCTTCGGGGGGACCGCGGTTCGCGCCTATCGACTTTCCATCAATACGCCGGCATGACAGCCACCGAGCCTTCGTCCATTCACGACCTCAGCGGGCGCGTCGCCGTCGTCACGGGCGGTGCGTCGGGGATCGGGCAGGCCATCGCCCGCCTCTTCGCGCGCCGCGGCGCCCGCGTGGCCATCCTCGACCTCGCCGACGCGAGCGAAACAACGGATGGCATCCGAGCCGACCACGCGCACGCGTTGCACCTGACGTGCGACGTGACCAATCAGCACGCGGTCGACGCCGCCTTTCGCGAGGTGGCCGAGCGCCTGGGGCCGGTCGACATCCTGGTCAACAGCGCGGGCGTCGCGCACGTGGGAAACATCGAACAGACATCCGAGGCCGATCTCGATCGCGTGTACGCGGTCAACGTGAAGGGGGTCTACAACTGCCTGCGCGCCGGAGTCGCGGCGATGAAGGGGCGTGGCGGGGCGATCCTCAACATCGCCTCCGTAGCATCCACCGTCGGGATCGCCGACCGCTTCGCCTACTCGATGAGCAAGGGGGCGGTGCTGACGATGACGTACTCGGTGGCCCGCGACTACGTGCACGAGAAGATTCGCTGCAACTGCGTGGCGCCGGGGCGCGTGCACACGCCGTTCGTCGATGGCTTCCTCGCCAAGTCGTACCCCGGGCGCGAGGCGGAGATGTTCGAGGCGCTCTCGCGCACGCAGCCGATCGGGCGAATGGGGAGACCGGAAGAGATCGCCGAACTGGCGCTCTTCCTCTGCTCCGACTCGGCCGCGTTCATCACCGGGAGCAACTTCCCGATCGACGGCGGCTTCGTGTCGCTCAAGATGTGAGGGTGCGATGCATGTCTCCTGCCTAACGGGCGCGCGCTGACGATGCCTGCACGCACCATCACCCGCGTCGATGTGTATGACATCCGGTTCCCCACCTCCCAGGGACTGGACGGCTCAGACGCGATGAACCCCGACCCCGACTACTCGGCGGCGTACGCCATCCTCCAGACCGACGCCGGCGACGCGATCGAGGGGCACGGACTCACCTTCACCATCGGTCGCGGCAACGAACTGTGCGTGGCCGCGGTCGAGGCGCTGGCGCCGCTGGTGCGTGGCATGTCGCTGCAGGACATCACCGCCGACATGGGGGCGTTCTGGCGGCGGATCACCGGCGACTCGCAGCTGCGCTGGGTGGGGCCGGAGAAGGGGGTGATCCACCTGGCGACGGCGGCGTTGGTGAATGCCGTCTGGGACCTATGGGCCAAGGTCGAAGGGAAGCCGCTGTGGAAGCTCCTCGCCGACCTGTCGCCCGAGGAGGTCGTGCGGTGCATCGACTTCCGCTACATCACCGACGCCCTCACGCCAGACGAAGCGCTGGAGATCCTGCGGCGCCACCACGCCACGCGCGGCGAGCGCGAGGCGGAACTCGCGCGCGAGGGCTATCCGGCCTACACGACCTCTGCCGGATGGTTGGGCTATCCCGACGAGAAGATCCGCCAGCTCTGCCGCGACGGCATCGCCGAAGGATGGTCGCACTTCAAGATCAAGGTCGGGCGTGACCTGGCCGACGACGTGCGACGCTCGGCGATCATCCGCGAGGTCATCGGCCCCGAGCGCAAGCTGATGATGGACGCCAACCAGGTATGGGACGTCGGCGAGGCGATCGCATCGATGAAGGTACTGGCGCAGTTCGATCCGTGGTGGATCGAGGAGCCCACGTCACCGGACGACGTGCTGGGTCATGCGGCGATTGCCCGCGCGGTCGCACCCATTGGCGTGGCGACGGGCGAGCACTGCCAGAATCGCGTCGTCTTCAAGCAACTCATGCAGGCGGAGGCGATTCGGTTCTGCCAGGTCGACGCGTGCCGCCTGGGCGGCGTGAACGAGGTGCTGGCGGTGTTGCTCCTGGCGGCCAAGTTCGGGATTCCGGTCTGCCCCCACGCCGGCGGCGTGGGGCTGTGCGAGTACGTGCAACACCTCGCGATCTTCGACTACCTGTGCGTGAGCGCTTCGCTCGACGATCGCATCGTCGAGTATGTCGATCACCTGCACGAGCACTTCGTCGACCCGGTGGTGATGCGCCACGGACGCTACCTCCCGCCGACCGCACCGGGGTACAGCATCACGATGAAGGCGGCGAGCCTGGCCGAGCACGCCTATCCCGATGGCGGCGTGTGGCGAGAACGCGCGCGGGCGTCAGGCGCCCGCGCAGGGGGTGCGTCATGAACAACGCCACGATGAAGGCGGCGGTGCTCATCGACGTGAATCGTTTCGAGGTGCGCGACGTGCCGCGCATCCCTCCCGCGCCGCACGAAGTGCTGGTACGCGTGCAGGCGGTGGGGCTCTGCGGGACGGACATTCACATCGTCGCGGGGCACGCCAACTACAATGCCGACGAGCACGGGCGCCCGCGCCCGCTGACGGAGGCCCCGCAGATCCTCGGACACGAGATCGCCGGCGTCGTGGCGGAGTGTGGGAGCGCGGTGCGTGACCTGGCGCCGGGCGACCGGGTGGTCGTGGATCAGGGGCGTTGCTGCGTGAGCGAGGGGCGCGATCCGCGCTGTGAGTACTGCCTCACCGGCGACTCGCACCAGTGCGAGTCGTACCGCGAGCACGGGATCACCGGGCTCCCCGGCGGGTTTGCCGAGTACGTGACGGTTCCGGCGGTCAATGCGGTGCGTATGCGCGGGGCGATCGCTCCCGATCTCGCCGCGCTCGCCGAACCGCTGGGGTGCGTGCTGCACGCGACCGATTGCGTCGCGCGCGCGACGTCTCGTTATGCGATCGGCGCGGCGGGCGATCGCGCGGTGCGCACGATCCTCGTGTGCGGCGGCGGACCGGCAGGGCTGCTCTTCGTACAGTACCTCCGCCGCGTGGCCGGCTTCGACGGACGGCTGATCGTGAGCGAACCGAGTGCCGTGCGCCGCGCGCTCGCCGAACGGTTCGGCGCCGAGACGATCGATCCCGTCGCCGCCGACCTCGAGGAGGAGGTGCGCGCGCGTACGGGGGGGCGCCGGGCGGAGCTGCTGATCGAAGCGTCGGGCGCCGGCGGGATATTCGCCCTCATCCCTGGGCTCGTGCGCAAGCAGTCGACGATCCTGCTCTACGGACACGGCCACGCGGGGGATGATCTCAGTGTGCTCAACCAGGTGCAATTCATGGAGCCGACGCTCGTCTCGCCGGTGGGTGCGTCTGGCGGGCATGCCGCCGATGGGCGTCCCCTGACGTACGTGCGGGCGTTGCAGCTGCTGGAGGACGGCGTGATCGACGTTGCGCCGATCGTGACTCACCGATATTCGTCGCTGGAGGCGCTGCCAGCGGTGTTCGCCGGCGCCTACCGGCACCCAGACTTCGTGAAGGGAGTTCTCACGTTATGAGCCACATGCCGTTCCGTCACGCCGGGCGTTTCGCGCTCGCCGCACGAGTGCTCCTCGCCGCCGTTTCCCTGGCCGCGTGCGGTGGCGGTGGAGGCGGGGGCGAACAGTCGGCGGTCACGGGCACCACCAAGCGGCTGACGATCGCCGTGATCCCGAAAGGGACGACGCACGAGTTCTGGAAGGCGATTCATGCGGGGGCCGAGCAGGCGGGGCAGGAACTGGCCGCCGCCGGGGACACCGTCACGCTCATCTGGAAGGGGCCGCTCCGCGAGGACGATCGCGACCAGCAGGTGCAAGTCGTGGAAGGGTTCACCTCGCAGCACGTCGACGGGATGGTCCTGGCCTCGCTCGACGTGCGCGCGCTGTCGCGTCCGGTCGAGGAAGCGCAGGCGGCCGGCGTTCCGACCGTCATCATCGACTCCGGGCTCGAGAGCGACGCGATCGTGAGCTACGTCGCGACCGACAACACGAAAGGGGGCGAACTCGCCGCCGACCGACTCGGCGAACTGCTGGGCGGCAAGGGCAAGGTGCTCGTCCTGCGCCTCCAGGAAGGCTCGGCGAGTACCACGGCGCGTGAGGATGGATTCCTGGCGCAGCTGGCGGCGAAGTACCCCGGGATCACCGTGGTGTCGTCCAATCAGTACGCGGGGGCGACGCGCGAGACGGCCAAGCAGGCATCGGAGAACCTGCTCAATCGCTTTGGAGGCGACCTGCAGGGGATCTTCACCGCCAACGAATCGTCGACGGTCGGGATGCTGCTCGCCCTGCAGGACATCGGCAAGGCGGGGAAGATCCGCTTCGTCGGCTTCGACGCGACGCAGGTCCTCATCGATGCCATGAAGGCGGGGCAGCTCGACGGGATCGCCGTGCAGAACCCGATGCGCATGGGCTACCTGGGCGTGAAGACGATGGTCGCGCACCTAAGGCAGCAGCCGTTCGAGAAGAAGATCGACACCGGGGTCACGATGGTGACGCCTGAGACGCTCGACCGGCCCGAGGTGCAGGACATCATCCACCCACCGATCGACAAGTACCTCAAGGGGAGCTGAGCGAGCGCGTGCACGCCGCGTCGACGATGGCCGACCGGGGGCGAACTGGCGACGGATTGCGCGTGACGGGAATCGTCAGGCGCTTCGGGGCCACGCTCGCGCTCGACGGCGTCGATGTGCAGGTGCGCCCGGGCGAGGTGCACGCGCTGATTGGAGAGAACGGGGCCGGAAAGAGCACGTTGATGGGGGTGCTGGCGGGGGCGCTTCGTGCCGACGCCGGGACGCTCACGCTCGACGGGGCGCCGTACGCGCCCGCGAACCCGCTCGATGCACGGCGCAGCGGGGTGGCGCTCATTCACCAGGAGCTGTCGCTCTGCCCGCATCTCACGGTGGCGGAGAACATCCTGTTAGGCGGCGAATCGTCGCGCTGGGGATGGATCGACGCTCGCGCCTCGCGTGCGCGCGCGCGTGCCCTGCTCGAGGAACTCCCGCACCCCGAGATCCACCCCGATCGCCCCCTGCGCGAGCTGAGCCTCCCGGCGCGCCAGATCGTCGAGATCTGCCGGGCGTTGGCGGCCGATGCGCGTGTCCTCCTCATGGACGAGCCCACCAGTTCGTTGCAGGGCGGCGACGTCGAGCATCTCTTCGCACTCATTCGACGGCTCAAGGCGCGCGGGGTGGCCATTCTCTACATCTCGCACTTCCTCGAGGAGGTGCGGCGCATCGCCGACCGGTACACCGTGCTTCGCGACGGACGCAGCGTGGCCACCGGCGCGATCGTCGATACCGACAACGACGCGCTCGTCGCGGCGATGGTGGGGCGCACCGCGCGCGGGCTCTACCCGGTGCGCGCCGGAACTGCCGCGGGCGAGGTCGCGCTCGCGGTGAACGGCCTCGCCTCGCCGCCCAAGCTGCACGAGGCGACCTTCACCCTGCGACGCGGCGAGATACTCGGCATCGCGGGCTTGTTAGGCTCCGGGCGCACGGAGTTGCTGCGCACACTGTATGGCCTCGATCGTGCCGCGCGCGGGACCATCGACGTCGACGGGCGCGCCATCACGGGGGCGACGACCGCCGCGCGTGTGCGTGCTGGTGTCGGGTACGTGAGCGAGGACCGGAAGGGCGAAGGGCTGTCCGTCACGCGGTCGATCGCCGACAACGTCTGTGCCACGCGGCCCGAGCGGCGCGTGGAGGCGCTTGGCATCCTCGACCTGCCGCGCATGGCGGAGCGCAGCCGCCACTGGATGCGCGAACTGCACGTGCGGGCGCGATCGCCATGGCAGCGGGTGACCGCGCTCTCGGGCGGCAACCAGCAGAAGGTGGCGATCGCTCGCTTGCTGCACGGCGAGGCCCGCGTCCTGTTGCTCGACGAACCGACGCGCGGGATCGACATCGGGGCCAAGGCCGAGGTCTACGACGTGATCGCGCGGCAGGCGGCCGCAGGGTGTGCGGTGTTGCTCGTCAGTTCCGACCTGCCGGAGCTGTTTGGCATGTGCGACCGCTTGGCGGTGATGTGCCGCGGCCGGTTGAGCGAGGCGCGCCCCGTCGGCGCGTGGACGGCAGAGTCGGTGCTCGCGACGGCGATTGGCGACTCGACGTGAGCCGGCGGTCGAACGGCGCCGTTTCATTCCCCATCGAACGGAGACTTCCATGATCGCGCGACTCCTGCGAACCCCCACGTGTGCGCTGGCGGCGTGTCTCCTCCCCGCTTCGGCGCTGTTGTCGCAGCCAGGGTACACGGGGTGGGCGCCGCGGCGGGGGGCGGGGGGGGCGGGGGGGGGTGCCGCCGCCCGCCCCCCGGGCGCGGCCCCCCCCCCCCCCCCCCCCCCGCGGGCCACGCCCCGGGGGGGGCGCGCCCGGGCGGCGGGGGCGGGGGAGAAGACCACCCCGACCCAGCGCCGGGACCGCCGCCCGCGGGGGGGCCGCCACGGGGGGCGAAAGCGCCCGCCAAGCGGACGCCCACGCCGCCCGCCCCCCACCCCCCCCCGGGCGGGGCGGCCCGGCCGGAGGGGGGGGGGGCCAAAGGCCCCCCCCCCGCAGCCGGCCGGCCCCACCCCCGCACCCCCCCCGGCCCCGCGGGGCCCCGCCGGGGGGCCCCGGAGGGGGGAGCGCCCCCCGCACACCCCCCCCCAGGAGAGGACCGCGCACGGACAGCAGCCCAAGGGGCCCCGCCCCCGGGAGGGGGCGTGGGCGGGAGCGGGACACGCCGGAAGAGGGACAGCCGCGCCCCGACGGGCCCCCCCGCCAGACGGCCCGGCAGCAGCCGGCGGCGCCCCCCCCCGCGCCCACCGGGAAACGCCCACCGCGGGCCCGGCCCGGCCGGGGACCCGAGGACCCCCGGGGCCCACCCCGGCCGGAACAGCGCCGGCGAGAGGACGGCCCCCCCCCGGCGACCCCCGGGACGGGGGAGGGGACGGGGGGGGCCGCCGGCGCCCCGCCCACCCGCACGCGCCCGCGCGAGCGCACGCGCGGGCCCCCGCCCCCCGCGGGCGCGCGGCCCGAGCCCGCCCCACCCCCCCCCCCCCCCGGGCCCCACGCCCCAGGGCGCGAGCCGGCCGGGGGCGGGGCACGGGGGGGGGGGCCGGGGGGGGGGGCCGGGGGAGACCGGGGGGGGGCCCGGGGCGGGCCCCGCGGCCCGCCCCGCGGGGCGCCCACGGGGGGGGGGGGGCAGACCCCCCGCCAGCCCCGCCGGGCGGCCCCCCCCGCGCACGCGGGCCAGCCGGCCCCCCCCCCCGCGCGGGGGGCGGGGGCCGGCGGGGCGCCGGGGGGGGCCCTCGCGGCCCGGCGCCCCGGCCCCTTCGACGGGGCCGGCGGGGCGTCCCCGTGGCGTCACCCCTCCCGATCAAACCGGACGTTCCTCGCGCGCCCGGCGAACGCCCGCAGCCCGGTCACCTTCCCCCCCGCGTCGCGCACGAAGCGCAGCGTCGCCCCGCCGACACGGAAACCATCCGCGTAGAACGGGATGAGCGCCAACTCGTCGTCCGTCGAGATACGGGCCCGCAGGTTCGCGCCGTCCAGGCGGATCACGATCCGCGAATCGAGTTCCGGTGAGCGGAACGTGCCGGCATAGTCGCCTAACGGTATCGAGGCAGCCGCCGGGGGCGGCGACGCGACCATCTCGGTGAGGTCGCCATCGGGGGACTCGATGCGGAGCGCGGTGGCCTTGGCACCGGCCGGTGTGAAGGTCAGCTTCATCCCGGTTCCGGCGATGTAGCGTCCGGGCGCGCCGTCGCTCCGGAGAGAGTCGGCCGAGGGGCCGATGACGCGTGCATACTCGCCGACGCTGCTGATGGAAAGCCAGTCGTCGGTGCGCGGATCACGGTACGGCCCGACGATCAGCCCGCGTTCGGCCGCGGCAATCGGCGCCGGGGCCCCGCGCGCCGGCGCGGTCCGCGGTACCACCAGGGCCGCCACCTGCCGCCCCAGCTGCACGGCGTTGGCCGGTGCGGCGTTGCACCAGACGGCGACCGATGCCTTGGCCTCGGGATAGCGCGCCAGGAAGGTGCGATAGCCCGCGGTGGAGCCGGAGTGTGACACCTCGCGCACCCCCGCGGTCCACGGACTGACCTGCAGGCCCAGCGCGTAGGTGAGCGCGCGCCCGTCGTTCAGCGTCATCCGCGTCTCGAGGAGGCGCGTCAGTTCGGGCTTGCCCAGCAGTCCGTCGGTGAGCGCGTCGTTCCACTTGAGGAGGTCGTCGAGCGACGACAGCAACCCGCCGTTGCCGTGCACCATGGTGAACGGCATGTCCTGCACCCACGCCCCGCGCTCGAAGGCGTACGCCGTGGCACGCCCCGGGACAACTCGGCGATAATCATCGCGCCACTGCGTGTGTCGCATGCCTAACGGCTTGAACAGGCGCTCCTCGGAGAACCTGGCGAAGGGCATCCCGCTCACGCGTGCGACGATATGCGTCGCCAGCACGTAGCCGGTGTTGCTGTACAGGTACTCGCTGCCGGGAGCGAAGTTGAGCTCGCGCTGCCGCTTCACCAGGTCGAGGATCAGCGCGTTGGTATGCACCTCCTCGCCAGGGCCGCGCCCCATGAGGACGAGCAGCGCCCATTGGTCGCGCAGCCCGCTGGTCATGGTCAGGATGTTGCGGATGGTGATCGGGCGCCCGAAGTCAGGGAGCTCGGGGAGGTACTTCCGGATGTCGTCGTCGAGCGAGAGCTTCCCCTCCAGCTGCAACAACGCCACCGCCGCGGCGGTGAACTGCTTGGCCACCGATCCCGATTCGGAGATCGACTCGCCGGTGAGCGGGACCCGGTACTCCAGATTGGCCATCCCGTACCCCCGCTTGAAGACCGCCGCCCCGTTTCGCCCGACGCCCACGATGCACCCCGGGGTGGTCGAATCGAAGCGCGCGAAGAGCTGGTCGATGCGACGGACCGTCGAGTCGGGGAGCGACTGCGCGGTCGCGGCGATAGGGGCCAGCGTCGCCAGTGAAGCGACGACGGCGATGCAGGTGGCAACGAGCGAGGGAGTGGGGCGCGGGCGCATGGCGGGCGATGGCGCGAGGGTGGTGGGGCGGGCGAGACGTGGCAAACTGCACGGCGATCCCTACGTTCGCTTCCGATCCGACGATTCGTCAGTGGTACCTCCGACGCCGTGCACTTCGTGACGGCGACCGGTCCCGCCGGGGCAGCGCGGGACTGTTCCCATGCGTAGTATTTCGCGCCGACATGCTGCTTCCCGCCGGACGTCTACGGCACGCCGTCGGCACGCACACCAGACGCACACCTCGGAGACCTGAGATGCTCAACCGTCGCGCGTGGTTCCGATCGGCCGCGGGAAGCGGCGCAGCGCTCGCCCTCGCCCCTCGCCTGCTGCAGGCGCTGGAGCCGTTGCTGTCCCCGCTGCAGGGGACGCTCCTCAAGAAGGCGATTCCGGCGACCGGAGAACTGCTCCCCGTCATCGGGCTCGGGAGTTCGGCCACCTTTGCCAGCGTGGCCCGGAGCGAAGAGGTCAGCGCGCTCAAGGAGGTCTTTCGTGCGATGGTCGATCGCGGCGCGACGCTCTTTGATACGGCGCCGAGCTACGGCGCCTCTGAACAGGTGGCCGGCCAGATCGTGAACGAGTTGGGGATCGCCGACAAGATGTTCTGGGCGACGAAGCTCAACGCCGCCGGACGTGGCGCGGGGGCAACGACCGACCCGGCGGCAGCGCGCGCCCAGGTCGAGCGCTCCTTCGAACTGCTCAAGCGCCCGAAGATCGACCTGATCCAGGTCCACAACATGTCCGACGTCCCCACGCACCTGGGCATCCTCAAGGACTACAAGAAGCAGGGGCGCGTGCGCTACATCGGCGTGACGACGACCTTCGAGCCACAGTACCCGGGGCTCATCGAGGTGATGCGCAACGAGCCGCTCGACTTCATCGGCATCGACTACGCGGCCGACAACCGGCAGGTGGAGGAGGTCATCCTCCCGCTGGCGCAGGAGCGCAAGATCGCCGTGCTCGCCTATGCGCCGTTCGGCCGCACCTCGCTCTTCCGTCGCATCGGCGACCGACCGCTCCCCGACTGGGCCGCCGGTTTCGACGCCACCACGTGGGCCCAGCTCCTGCTCAAGTTCGTCATCTCGCACCCGGCGATCACCGCGGTGACGCCGGCCACGAGCCAGGCCCGGCACATGCTCGACAACATCGGCGGCGGCGTGGGTCGCCTCCCCGATGCCGCAACACGGCAGCGCATCATCGAGTTTGTCGATGCACTTCCGCCGGCACCGCCGCGCGGCCGTTAGGCACCACGCGGCGGGCCGGCACCGCCGCGCGGTGGGTCGGCCCCCCTCCCGCCGTATCGCCCCCCTCACGAACACTCGGGACCAGACATGACCAGCACCACCAACGGGTTGTCGGCGCGCTTGCGCGCCGCGGTCGGCGCACGCGACGGCGAAGGGGCGGTCCTCCTCTGGTCCACCGCCTACTACTTCCTCGTCCTCTGCGCCTACTACGTCATCCGCCCCATCCGCGACGACATCGGCGCGGCCAGCGGTGCCGAGAACCTGGCGTGGCTCTTCACCGGGACGCTGGCCGGGATGCTGCTCGCGCATCCGCTGTACACGACCGTGGTGGCCAAGGTCACGCGACGGCGCTTCGTCTCGTGGGCGTATCGCTTCTTCGCCCTCAACCTGGTGGCGTTCTACCTCTACTTCCGCAGCGCCGACCCGGCGCAGGCCATCTGGGCCGGGCGCATCTTCTTCATCTGGACGTCCGTCTTCAACCTCTTCGTCGTCTCGGTCTTCTGGTCGCTCACGACCGACCTCTTTCGCCCGGGACAGGGAAAGCGCCTCTTCGGCTTCGTCGCCGTCGGCGGCACGTTAGGCGCGATGCTCGGCGCCACCATCACCTCGTCGCTCGTCGGCGTCGTGGGGGGCGTCGGGTTGATGCTCGTCTCGGCCGTGATCCTCGAGCTGGCGGTACAGGCCGCGCTGGTGATCGACAAGCACGAAGGGGCGATGCGCAGCGCGGCGCTGGCCGAAGGGGAGCGGGCCTCCGACGCGACGCGTGATACGTCGAAGGAGGTGATCGGTGGCGGGATCCTCGACGGGATCAAGCACACCTTCTCGTCGCCGTATCTCTTCGGCATCGCCACGCTGATCCTCTTCTACACCATCTCGTCGACCTTCCTGTACTTCCAGCAGGCCGACATCGTGGCGGCCGCGTTCGGTGACAATCGCGACGAGCGCACGCGCGTCTTCGCCAACATGGACCTGATCACCAACGGCCTCACGCTCATCGCCCAGCTCTTCCTCACCGGTCGCGTGATGAAGTGGCTCGGCGTCGGCGCGGCCTTGGCCTTCCTCCCCGTGCTCACGATGCTCGGCTTCGGCATCCTGGGGATCGCGCCGGTGCTCTCGGTGCTGATCGTCTTCCAGGTGGCGCGCCGCGCCGGGAACTTCGCCATTCAACGCCCCGGTCGCGAGGCGCTGTTCACCGTCCTGCCGCGCACCGACAAGTACAAGGCGAAGAACTTCAGCGACACCTTCGTCTATCGTTTGGGCGATCAGGTAGGGGCGTGGTCGTACACCGGGATGGCAGTCTTCGGGCTGGGTGCCTCGGGGCTCGCCTTCACGATGGTGCCGTTTGCCGCGCTCTGGTTGCTGCTGACGGTGTGGCTGGGACGCAGTTACGCCAAGCTGGAGCGCGCCGGGAGTGGCGCGGCGAAGTAGGAGTCGGCGCGCGGCTCGCTAGAACCAGGCGTCCTGCATGTCGAACGGGGTGGTGTCGCCGCGCTCGAGCAGCGTGGCCAACTGCTCGGTGCGCGGCAGCTCCCAGCCGAACCAGTAGCGCGCCGCCTGCAGCTTGCCGCGATAGAACGCGTCCTCGGGTGCCGAACGCGCGGACGACAGGGCGCGCGAAGCGACGGTGGCCTGGCGCAGCCAGAGCCACCCGATGACGGTGCGACTGACGAGGTCGAGGTAGGCGCTGGCGTTGGCGAGCGCGAGCGACGGGTCGGTCGTCGCGCCCGAGAGCAGCAGCGTCTGTGTCACGCGCTCGAGCCGAGTGATGGCCTGGCCGAACTGGTCGCCGAGTGTGGCGAGCGGTTCGAGTTGTCCGGCGTCGCGAGCCGCCAGGCGCATGCGCGCGACGAGGGCGCGGAACCCGGCACCGTCGTCCTGCCGCACCTTTCGCCCGAGCAGGTCGAGCGCCTGCACGCCGTTGGTCCCCTCGTGGATCGGGTTCAGGCGGTTGTCACGGTAGAATTGCTCGATGGGATACTCGCGGGCGAAACCGTAGCCGCCTAACGTCTGCATGGCGAGCGAGATCGACTCCTGCCCGGCCTCGCCTGGCCACGCCTTGGCGATGGGGGTCAGGACCTCGAGCAGGGCGGAGGCGTCGCGCCGTGACGACTCGTCGGGGGCGGTGCGCTCCTCGTCGACGAGCCGCGCGCACTGCAGCACGAGCGCGAGTGCCCCCTCCGACGTCGCCTTCTGCGCGAGCAGCATGCGGCGCACGTCCGGGTGCTCGATGATCGTCACCGGCGGGCGGGACGGGTCCTTCTCACCCGCGAGGCGCCCCTGCCGGCGGGTGCGCGCGTAGTCGAGCGCGTGCTGATAGGCGGCCGCGGCCATCGCCGCCCCCGCGCGCCCCACGCCGATGCGCGCCTCGTTCATCATCTGGAACATGCACGCGAGCCCACGATGCGGCTCACCCACCAACTCGCCGACACATGGCTCCTGCTCACCGAAGTTGAGGATCGTGCTCGTGGTGCCGCGCCATCCCATCTTGTGAATGAGGCCGCCGAGCCGCACGCCGTTGGGGACGAGCGCGCCGCCATCGTCGCGCCGATAGCGTGGCACCAGCATGAGCGAGATGCCGCGCACACCCGGGGGCGCCCCCTCGATGCGGGCGAGCACCATGTGCACGATGTTCTCCGACATCTCGTGCTCGCCGCCGGAGATCCACATCTTCGTCCCGCTGATGAGGTAGGTGCCGGGGGGATGGCCGTCCCCGGCTGGGACGGCGCGGGTGCGAAGGTCGGCGAGCGACGAGCCGGCATCGGGTTCGGTGAGCGCCATCGTCCCGAAGTAGCGCCCCGTCAGGAGCAAATCGAGGTAGCGCGCACGCTGGTCCGGCGTGCCGAACGTCGCGACGAGGTTGGCGACGCCGGTGGTGAGGAGCGCGTACGACGCGGTCGCGACGTTGGCGGCGTCGAACCAGA
Proteins encoded in this region:
- a CDS encoding L-fuconate dehydratase, coding for MPARTITRVDVYDIRFPTSQGLDGSDAMNPDPDYSAAYAILQTDAGDAIEGHGLTFTIGRGNELCVAAVEALAPLVRGMSLQDITADMGAFWRRITGDSQLRWVGPEKGVIHLATAALVNAVWDLWAKVEGKPLWKLLADLSPEEVVRCIDFRYITDALTPDEALEILRRHHATRGEREAELAREGYPAYTTSAGWLGYPDEKIRQLCRDGIAEGWSHFKIKVGRDLADDVRRSAIIREVIGPERKLMMDANQVWDVGEAIASMKVLAQFDPWWIEEPTSPDDVLGHAAIARAVAPIGVATGEHCQNRVVFKQLMQAEAIRFCQVDACRLGGVNEVLAVLLLAAKFGIPVCPHAGGVGLCEYVQHLAIFDYLCVSASLDDRIVEYVDHLHEHFVDPVVMRHGRYLPPTAPGYSITMKAASLAEHAYPDGGVWRERARASGARAGGAS
- a CDS encoding substrate-binding domain-containing protein, giving the protein MPFRHAGRFALAARVLLAAVSLAACGGGGGGGEQSAVTGTTKRLTIAVIPKGTTHEFWKAIHAGAEQAGQELAAAGDTVTLIWKGPLREDDRDQQVQVVEGFTSQHVDGMVLASLDVRALSRPVEEAQAAGVPTVIIDSGLESDAIVSYVATDNTKGGELAADRLGELLGGKGKVLVLRLQEGSASTTAREDGFLAQLAAKYPGITVVSSNQYAGATRETAKQASENLLNRFGGDLQGIFTANESSTVGMLLALQDIGKAGKIRFVGFDATQVLIDAMKAGQLDGIAVQNPMRMGYLGVKTMVAHLRQQPFEKKIDTGVTMVTPETLDRPEVQDIIHPPIDKYLKGS
- a CDS encoding glucose 1-dehydrogenase: MTATEPSSIHDLSGRVAVVTGGASGIGQAIARLFARRGARVAILDLADASETTDGIRADHAHALHLTCDVTNQHAVDAAFREVAERLGPVDILVNSAGVAHVGNIEQTSEADLDRVYAVNVKGVYNCLRAGVAAMKGRGGAILNIASVASTVGIADRFAYSMSKGAVLTMTYSVARDYVHEKIRCNCVAPGRVHTPFVDGFLAKSYPGREAEMFEALSRTQPIGRMGRPEEIAELALFLCSDSAAFITGSNFPIDGGFVSLKM
- a CDS encoding alcohol dehydrogenase catalytic domain-containing protein, yielding MNNATMKAAVLIDVNRFEVRDVPRIPPAPHEVLVRVQAVGLCGTDIHIVAGHANYNADEHGRPRPLTEAPQILGHEIAGVVAECGSAVRDLAPGDRVVVDQGRCCVSEGRDPRCEYCLTGDSHQCESYREHGITGLPGGFAEYVTVPAVNAVRMRGAIAPDLAALAEPLGCVLHATDCVARATSRYAIGAAGDRAVRTILVCGGGPAGLLFVQYLRRVAGFDGRLIVSEPSAVRRALAERFGAETIDPVAADLEEEVRARTGGRRAELLIEASGAGGIFALIPGLVRKQSTILLYGHGHAGDDLSVLNQVQFMEPTLVSPVGASGGHAADGRPLTYVRALQLLEDGVIDVAPIVTHRYSSLEALPAVFAGAYRHPDFVKGVLTL
- a CDS encoding sugar ABC transporter ATP-binding protein; amino-acid sequence: MADRGRTGDGLRVTGIVRRFGATLALDGVDVQVRPGEVHALIGENGAGKSTLMGVLAGALRADAGTLTLDGAPYAPANPLDARRSGVALIHQELSLCPHLTVAENILLGGESSRWGWIDARASRARARALLEELPHPEIHPDRPLRELSLPARQIVEICRALAADARVLLMDEPTSSLQGGDVEHLFALIRRLKARGVAILYISHFLEEVRRIADRYTVLRDGRSVATGAIVDTDNDALVAAMVGRTARGLYPVRAGTAAGEVALAVNGLASPPKLHEATFTLRRGEILGIAGLLGSGRTELLRTLYGLDRAARGTIDVDGRAITGATTAARVRAGVGYVSEDRKGEGLSVTRSIADNVCATRPERRVEALGILDLPRMAERSRHWMRELHVRARSPWQRVTALSGGNQQKVAIARLLHGEARVLLLDEPTRGIDIGAKAEVYDVIARQAAAGCAVLLVSSDLPELFGMCDRLAVMCRGRLSEARPVGAWTAESVLATAIGDST
- a CDS encoding serine hydrolase, which translates into the protein MRPRPTPSLVATCIAVVASLATLAPIAATAQSLPDSTVRRIDQLFARFDSTTPGCIVGVGRNGAAVFKRGYGMANLEYRVPLTGESISESGSVAKQFTAAAVALLQLEGKLSLDDDIRKYLPELPDFGRPITIRNILTMTSGLRDQWALLVLMGRGPGEEVHTNALILDLVKRQRELNFAPGSEYLYSNTGYVLATHIVARVSGMPFARFSEERLFKPLGMRHTQWRDDYRRVVPGRATAYAFERGAWVQDMPFTMVHGNGGLLSSLDDLLKWNDALTDGLLGKPELTRLLETRMTLNDGRALTYALGLQVSPWTAGVREVSHSGSTAGYRTFLARYPEAKASVAVWCNAAPANAVQLGRQVAALVVPRTAPARGAPAPIAAAERGLIVGPYRDPRTDDWLSISSVGEYARVIGPSADSLRSDGAPGRYIAGTGMKLTFTPAGAKATALRIESPDGDLTEMVASPPPAAASIPLGDYAGTFRSPELDSRIVIRLDGANLRARISTDDELALIPFYADGFRVGGATLRFVRDAGGKVTGLRAFAGRARNVRFDREG